The segment TGTGACAAGCTGCCCCGTCTAATTCCAAGCATGGCCTCGCGCAGGCTGTAAATGGCCCAGAACTCTCCATATTCGACTATATCCACATTAGCAGTTTATGAATGACCCGTCTGGTATCTGTTTTTGTTAAACCTTTAAAGCGGCACTAGGGAGGCGATGACTTACGAATTTGGGCGCGAGAGTGGTTTTATCAACAGCCAGCCATCGCTCGCCGAGTGCCTGACATCCCTCACTAACCCTGTCTGTGATGCGTTTCAAAATTCATCAATCAAGAGCTCGGCGCTTTCACACTCAGCCCTGATTCCTCCTCCTTTTGAGCACAGCATTCCCAGCCTGAACGTAGCGGATCATCCACGCCACGGAAGCACCCGctccaaacagacctggaaagGCTGCGTGGAAGCGCGTCAGGCTGCTTTTTCGCCAAAGGAATACCCGTGGATGAAGGAAAAGAAAAGCATCAAGAAGAGCCAGGCTTCCACGGAGTCGTCACCACTTTACTTCTCACCCCAAGGCAAGACATGATTAATAACCTTTGAAATAAAGCCTGCTCTTTGTCTTCCACTGGGCCCGCGTAAAAGTGGACGTCCCTCACTGCACATTGAATCATTCCtatttatattttcaaattgtcctttatgttttataaagtCTTAATTTCACCAAGTGTAGAAGTGTTAATGGCTGACAGTAATGGAGAGTGATAGATTAGTCGTACATGGGCCGGCAGCTGGCATGTTCATTAATCTTCAGCCTGCGTCCTGTCCTGTCCACGCAGACCCATCATATTCTGCCGTGAGGCCATAAATCTTGAGAGTGGCTGTGACTTGCTGCCACAAGTTCCTCACTAGCCACCGTGTTACTCATCATCCTCTGTGTGGGTTTATTTGTGTCGATCTAAAGCTTTATTAAGTGTTGTGTTGTATACTTCGCAGGTTCCCCTGAGGAGGAGGATGCCGGGGTTGGAGCGGTATCGCGGAGGCTGAGGACCGCATACACCAACACACAGCTGctggagctggagaaggagTTCCACTTTAACAAATACCTCTGCAGACCCAGGCGCGTGGAGATAGCATCCTCACTGGATTTAACCGAGAAACAGGTGAAGGTCTGGTTCCAAAACAGACGCATGAAGCACAAGAGGCAGACACACAGCAAAGAGAACCGAGACAGCGACGGAAAATACGCGGGCGAGgacgacgaggaggaggacgacTTCGAACAGACTGAAGACGGCGAGGCAGCACAGTATTTTCCCCAGAATACCGTGAACACTCAGGACCAGAGTGCTCAGAACAGAGAGAGCCATTTCCCTGCTGTTACGCTGCAGAACAGTAATGACAAACATGTGAAACATTTTCCAAATGCGACGCCCGCTGCTCCGATGTGCGCGTCCACAATAGGCCCGAACAATACGCATTCCCCAGCGCAGACCACTGTGCAAGATTTCGCCGTTTTCTCTCCGTCCTCGTCTTTCTCACCGAGTTTGTCAGATTCTTTACAAAGTCCACTGACTTTTTCCAGCGACACTTTTGATCTTTTCTCAGAAACGCTCACAACTATTGATCTGCAGAACTTGAGTTATTGAAACTCCTCTGTTCACTGTATGCGTTACTAAAATGGAATAATATTAGCCTATAGAACTCAAATGAGGTAAGTTACTATGAGACATTCTAATTTACTATGCACTGTTAAATtcatttttctatgtattttttatcaatttctataaatatattttttctgaaaataaaacttaTTAATTAACCCATTAGTGTCTTTTTTCATTACAATTtagtattattttaattaagataaattgaatatttttatataaatgctTGCAAAAACAAAATCGTTTTTAGCCTACACAAAACCTGAGAAATGTTTAAGTAGTATTAGTTTTTGGAGAAATATTGGGTGAAAACGATACTATGAGCAGTTTGCATGAGGAAGTTGGGCGAGAGCTATATGACTTTTCTTTGCTCTCTAATTAAATTTTATTGCCTATAAAACTCACAGCACAGAGGCTGCTTGTTTATGGCCTGATGCGCGGTGTAATGCAATCTTTGGGAATTAATATTCCTGCGCCACAGTGGCTTTTGGAGATATATTCAAATGAGACTGTTCAAAGCCAGCgcaatatatttgatgtatttatttcaataaGCCTGCAGAATTTGACCTAAAATAGGCCTAATGGCGCAACTTTCACTTTATAAggctatatttgttttgttttgttgttgttttttatctgaattaaAGCAACATACACAGAAGGATAATGCAGAAAATGTCCGCGGTGCAGAGAGGCGCGCTGGTTtgatttttagatttaaagaaatgtttaaggaaaatctttttattttatgatcttGTACATCAGTCGGTGAAAACAGCGCATTGCATGGTTTCAGGGTCAGTTCAGTTTTTAGATAAAAGCTGCTGTAATATCAGTCACAGTGGGATTAGCAAGAGAAATGCAATAGTTACGTTTATAAATAAGAAACGAATTATTACAATAACATAACTTTGTGCTTTTTTATGAAGTGTCAAAGATGgactataattaaaaaaaacatttaggagtttttatttgtcatcaacagacacaaataaatgaataaataattaaataaataaataaatatgaaataaagacATCAGTGCATTAAGCGCAACATTACACCAGATGCagctcagtttagtccttggAGGGGGACCAGAGAGGCACTCACTCACACTCAGGCTcccaggggtcaaaggtcaagctGAGTCTCCCTTGCTCTCCAAACGGGGAGGAACTAGTGCTGGGTCAGAAGAGGGTCAGGTTTTGAATGACCACAGAGAGACTCATAAAgaatttggatgaaaaatgcTCCACTTTTACGGCAAGTGAtttgaaaaaaagtaagaatTATTGGTCCTATTACAATAAatgctaaatgttttattatcaaCATATCATTTATAGTGTCTTTATATTAGTAGCCTCACTCAAACCCAGGTGTGTTAAGTGTTATTAGGAAATGGTGCATATGGCGTCTTATGACATTGGCAAATATAACACAATACCTGCAGCTATAGGCTTATTGCTGTCTCCAGAGCCCAGCCTGAACAACTGTCATCCCTGTCACATCGCAGCAAAACAATAGGCTATAGTTCAAAGGCCCGCTCTTTTAGCTCAGGCAGGGTGATGGTGGCTGTCCACAGAAGACTAATGAGAGTGACTGGCACCTTTGTCAACAATATGTCAACAGAGAGATTTGTTTGAGTTTAGGTTACCCCCGACACTGTACACTCTCAAGTGATGCATCATGCAAAGGTTCTAGGGGCGTTAATAATGTCTTTAATAATTGAATGTTATTTCTTGTCATGAAATCAAAGAATAAAATAGGAAATACGTGTTATTTTAGCAACAGAGCACAGTGTTTAAACCAAGGAGTGTTTTATCCCACAAGATGTTTGAATTTGAGTGATACAATTGAGCAGTGCTTTCCAACCAGAGGTACAGGAATGTGTTGATGTTTCCTTATCAGAAatatacctggacttgtgttttgtttcattcacacaaaccctgcatatttaggttgaattctctgatccaccttgtgatgtcatgtggtaagacaagaagtgctccactgtgttttaaactcctcataccttcactagaatcatttggataattttagccctggaactGCCTATTTCTAGtgagctaaaagtaaaaagtagctgttaatgtgaaaactacctcttcatgacatcacgaggtggaacagagcattttaagatgTGACAATCTAATGAAGGATTATTtagacatatgtgaatgaaacaaaacacaaccccgggtatgttttttgtgatttaacaacattataacatggcttaaagctcgtgagaatcaattttgtgtaatataggaataaaggaatgtgcaatTTTGTAACTTTGAAGGACAATTTACTTCCTTATGAATGTTTTGTAATGACACCAACCATTAAAATTAGAAAATATAATGGCAATAATTGATAGTAAAGTATCACCATGACACAAAGttgggaggggggactcaggaGTGTAAGAGGAAGCAGAGGGTGCCCAAGAAACCACTGCAGTAGCTTATATGATGCGAGATAGGAACAGTGCCTTTGCAGAGGCTTGTGTTAAACTTGGCTATTTGgctaaagtttttgttttatatctgttaAATGTGGTTGTTCCTGAAACCTTTGCCTAAGCAGCACaacacagtaaaataaaaattaatttagGAGCTTATGTTTACCAAACGTGCCCATAActttcacacacaaaacaattatgatcagatttttatttatgtgtccATAAACTGGAACAAGTAATGTTATTGTAAGCACTTCAGCTTTGTCCATTAAGTCGGTCAAAGTCAACACTTAAATGCCAAGGAAATATTATCAGGAATCAATCTTAATATATGATCCTCACATTATGCTTTAAATTTATTAGATCCTTTAGCTCCATTAAAACATCAAGACGCTGTCATCACGCGCTGCCCTGTTATGAATAGGCTTATATCATAAAGACCAATAAACGACAACACAACAAAGCGGTGTGTGGTTGATATTGCGCGTGGTCAGTGATAAATAATTAGCAGATTAGCTTCCTGCTTCCGTGTCGTGCTAGGGTTCCTGTTTTGGGTCCGTGCGCACTGGACCAGCCGTGTAAACAGTAGCAAGCAGCTCCAGCCACTATGAGGGCGATTCCTGAAGAGATAACGACGCTTATATCAGGTAAATAGAGGGATTTAGTTCTATGCAAATGTATGTGAGCTGGGGATCTCGTTTTAAGACCGCTTGCAGTCAAAAATAACGCATTCAGACCAGAGTTTTCATACAAGAGGAAGTGTTGCACTGTTCATCTGTAGTGGAGCGTTAGACAATGATTAACAGAGAGTGGAAGGCTTACCATTTCTAAGTTACAAAGAATGAATCTTTGTCTATATTGTAGCATCTTATCttttatttgtgcatttattttgtgttgtagaTCTTGAAGCTTTCATATGTGATGGGTTAAAAGGAGAGAATCTGAGCAAAAAGGCCAAAGAAAAAAGGGAAGCGTTCATAAAGAGGCTAAAGGATGTAAAATTGGGGTATGGAAATGTACAAAAAGTGATCATCTTTATACAGTACACATGTCACATTGtattgtctgtttgtttttaggTTTCCATATGATTTCAAGGACAAAAGTAAGTCATATATTATGTTCATTCATTCTAATTTACACATAGGCTTGGTGTTCTGTACATGGAAGCATCATGTGTGTACTCATATCGCAGGTGAGGATGActatgaggaagaggaggagtttgACAGCAACAACGACGGTGGATCCCTGCAGTCGGAGCGCACAGACAAGGATGAAGAAGCATGTGAAGGTAAATCGTAAAACAAGTGACTATGGACAACATTATTATCTCGTTATTTTTAGAAGCGACAGACAGtgtatattttagattttttatatatttaaactttatttaccCAGCTGAGTTATTAAAATggcattttatgtgtttttaaacaacaATTGGGACTGTTCTAGTTCTCTTATCTCAAACAATGGAAGAGATGggccaaaacaaaagtgttcTCCCTCGTATATAGGTGCAGACATGTGACTTTATACCATTATTTCAGatcatgtatgtatttatttatttacttattcattcATTAGGAATCAGTTAACACGTCCCATTTCAAAAGTTGtgttaaaaggcccatattattctattttctgatctatgatataatgtttcctcatcaaaaacatacccggaggtttgttttgtttccttcacacatgtttaacgcacaaccCCTGAATATTTAGAGttctctccaacagaaaacacccttCCACCTTTtgttgtcatgtggtaatacggaaagtacttcactgtgtttttaaactcgatgccccttcattagaatcacttggataatttcaggactggaattgccaatgtctaataaaaacaaaagattaaaggtagctgcttcatgacatcacacgatgcaacagagcattttgagcttttgatcaataaaacaggattactcaaacatgtgcgaatgaaacaaaacacaacacaactccaggtatgtttttgatgaggtgacagcattatagcatggcttaaacctcacaatagtcaattttgcataatatgggaacttaaaaaaaattaaaatgggaGATGCTAACCTTAGCTTTAGAATGGGGACTCTTGGCATGTACCTATTTGTACCATTTGTGGATTACATATAAAAACCACAGTGTTGATATTCTACAAGGTAATATATCTCCCACCAAGCACTTAGTCCAATAGTGACCCACTAACTGGACTTACAAGTGCAGAAATTACACTCTGGCATATACACGCACAGATCTGTAGCCCGCTCCTGCAGAAAGTGACTTTGAGTGGCACAATGAGGCAGACATTCCAATTGTATCTCGGCAACATACTTTGGAAGCAATTTAGGGGCACAACCGTGGCTTGCACCTCCTCTTTTAGGGCCGCCTTTTGACAGCCTGAACATGCTTTATTGCTCCTAGACCCTTTTTCTGGACCCCAAATGACTGCTACGGCTGTACTTGTGACAAAATGCACACATTTCTAACCATACAGTAGCACTAATCCTGTACAATGTTCCCCGCCTTGAaatttgtgtcatattttgttttgcgtTTAGAAATTGAGGTTTGAGAAATCCTTGTGTAGAGTAGGGGTTAAGATGTGGTTTATGGCCGGTAAGCAGCTGTCACTTTTATGGGCGCCGTTTCACACAAACAACTTTGACACAGGAGTTGAACATTTGCATTGAAGTTGCACGGTGCAAGGGGCGACTCAAGGAGTAGCACATAGCTATTGCATATCATGGGATATCTTGGATTGCTGAATCgattaataaatacttttaattaaaatgggaattaaatgtaaattgttttgtttttttctcgcAAGAGTCAAACATATGCATGCTTAGTGGTGGccaacatatttttacattgtttgtAAACTAATTGTCAGTAAGGACTTGCTACCTGTAAACTAGGCTTTGAGCAGGTATGGATAATGAAGAAAATGGCATACTTGGGACAAAGTtggaccttttctgaatagttttagaatggttGTGATCTGTATCAACACTAGTATAGTTTCTAGTGTAtttaaagagattttttttttatcatcaatGTGTTATCAAAATCCGTACTGAGTATCAAGCTTTTTCATTTCAATATTGTAACACTGCAAACACTTTATGAAGGTAATATTATTCAGACTGTGTCCAACTTTGTCCATGCTTATAGTTCAGTTAATGCTTCATAGATACATCTTGTAAATATCTTGACCCTTATGAAATCCAGGCCGTCTCCTATATAAAAGTACGGAGACATGGAATTACAGCTGATACTGTTTTTCAGGGGCCCAGCAGTCTCCCCCTGTGGCAGCTCAGGACCTCACATCTGTCTTTAAGGCTGGATACCTCGAGAAACGTAGAAAGGGTCAGTATTCTGTCGTGGTTTTGCTTCAAAGACTGTATCAGGCTGTGTGCAATACATCAAAATCCAAATCATGATTACACTGCAGTTCATTACAAAAGTGGTGTAGTTAAAAAAGCAATATATTGCATTTTGTTTATGATATGGTTGTTTGTTCTGCTCCATAAAACATGCACCACTGCTCTAATGCAGGGcaaaacatgaatcacaagtttattcttcttctctctttacAAGTTAACTTTtggcattataaataaatatttaagtagACACAAATAATTGTGATATTTCTGTAAATTAAACTATCGCTGTAGTTATCCACATGTTGTTTTCATAGATCACAGTTTCTTTGGGACTGAGTGGCAGAAAAGATGGTGTGCTCTGAGCCAGCACACCTTCTACTATTATGGCAGCGATAAAGGtaattgttttgtatatttttaagaCTGCAAAAGAAATATTTGACACTTGAGCGACAATTAACGTGTACCTCTTTAATTAAACAGATAAGCAGCAGAAAGGCGAGTTCAGCATTGACGGCTACTCTGTCAAGATGAACAACACATTACGCAAAGACTCCaagaaagatttttgttttgaaatttcGGCACCAGACAAGCGAGTCTATCAGGTATGCATGTCAGTGTCTGAAATATTGTTTATAAAAGTTA is part of the Periophthalmus magnuspinnatus isolate fPerMag1 chromosome 16, fPerMag1.2.pri, whole genome shotgun sequence genome and harbors:
- the hoxa2b gene encoding homeobox protein Hox-A2b → MTYEFGRESGFINSQPSLAECLTSLTNPVCDAFQNSSIKSSALSHSALIPPPFEHSIPSLNVADHPRHGSTRSKQTWKGCVEARQAAFSPKEYPWMKEKKSIKKSQASTESSPLYFSPQGSPEEEDAGVGAVSRRLRTAYTNTQLLELEKEFHFNKYLCRPRRVEIASSLDLTEKQVKVWFQNRRMKHKRQTHSKENRDSDGKYAGEDDEEEDDFEQTEDGEAAQYFPQNTVNTQDQSAQNRESHFPAVTLQNSNDKHVKHFPNATPAAPMCASTIGPNNTHSPAQTTVQDFAVFSPSSSFSPSLSDSLQSPLTFSSDTFDLFSETLTTIDLQNLSY
- the skap2 gene encoding src kinase-associated phosphoprotein 2 isoform X2; translation: MRAIPEEITTLISDLEAFICDGLKGENLSKKAKEKREAFIKRLKDVKLGFPYDFKDKSEDDYEEEEEFDSNNDGGSLQSERTDKDEEACEGAQQSPPVAAQDLTSVFKAGYLEKRRKDHSFFGTEWQKRWCALSQHTFYYYGSDKDKQQKGEFSIDGYSVKMNNTLRKDSKKDFCFEISAPDKRVYQFCASSMKEAEQWVKQIDFVLKDMTGIIPEEEDEQEMYDDVGHAMDKDAAEPIDDDIYEELPEDEVPSPVKPPPKIEPVIKPSSPPAPAPATVNKSTDYKNFYQGLWDCMGDHPDELSFKRGDAIYILSKEYNTFGWWVGEKNGAIGIVPKDYLMELYAL
- the skap2 gene encoding src kinase-associated phosphoprotein 2 isoform X1 codes for the protein MRAIPEEITTLISDLEAFICDGLKGENLSKKAKEKREAFIKRLKDVKLGFPYDFKDKSEDDYEEEEEFDSNNDGGSLQSERTDKDEEACEGAQQSPPVAAQDLTSVFKAGYLEKRRKDHSFFGTEWQKRWCALSQHTFYYYGSDKDKQQKGEFSIDGYSVKMNNTLRKDSKKDFCFEISAPDKRVYQFCASSMKEAEQWVKQIDFVLKDMTGIIPEEEDEQEMYDDVGHAMDKDAAEPIDDDIYEELPEDEVPSPVKPPPKIEPVIKPSSPPAPAPATAVNKSTDYKNFYQGLWDCMGDHPDELSFKRGDAIYILSKEYNTFGWWVGEKNGAIGIVPKDYLMELYAL